From the Nocardiopsis changdeensis genome, one window contains:
- a CDS encoding class I SAM-dependent methyltransferase, giving the protein MATHSELRDFWERRLEGDWTESGVGYRALGRPFNTWMYKVREEVFLRRVGRLGLIDPSVLDVGSGTGFYVRLWDRLGAADVTGCDMTDAAVARLRERFPDHRFVRQDASDLEAFEDASFDAVSCMDVLFHITDDDRYTSAVGEFARVLRPGGTLVISENCLQRPEQRGEHQVNRTLEWIAGTLDKAGFDLRLRVPMLVLMNAQVDAAAPWRKAWGGALRAATLTAPTGWLAGAALYPLERRLVRERRESPTTELLVCRRRG; this is encoded by the coding sequence ATGGCCACACACAGTGAACTGCGCGATTTCTGGGAGCGCCGCCTCGAGGGCGACTGGACCGAGAGCGGTGTCGGCTACCGTGCCCTGGGGCGTCCCTTCAACACCTGGATGTACAAGGTCCGGGAGGAGGTGTTCCTGCGCCGGGTGGGGCGCCTGGGCCTCATCGACCCGAGCGTCCTGGACGTGGGCAGCGGCACCGGCTTCTACGTCCGGCTCTGGGACCGGCTGGGCGCCGCCGACGTCACCGGCTGCGACATGACCGACGCCGCCGTTGCGCGGCTGCGCGAGCGCTTCCCCGACCACCGGTTCGTCCGCCAGGACGCCTCCGACCTCGAGGCGTTCGAGGACGCCTCCTTCGACGCCGTGTCCTGCATGGACGTCCTCTTCCACATCACCGACGACGACCGCTACACCTCGGCGGTCGGCGAGTTCGCCCGGGTGCTGCGCCCCGGCGGGACGCTCGTCATCTCCGAGAACTGCCTCCAGCGCCCCGAGCAGCGCGGGGAGCACCAGGTCAACCGCACCCTGGAGTGGATCGCCGGGACCCTCGACAAGGCCGGGTTCGACCTGCGCCTGCGGGTGCCCATGCTGGTGCTCATGAACGCCCAGGTGGACGCGGCCGCGCCCTGGCGCAAGGCCTGGGGCGGGGCGCTGCGCGCCGCCACCCTCACCGCCCCCACCGGGTGGCTGGCCGGGGCCGCCCTCTACCCGCTGGAGCGCCGCCTGGTGCGCGAACGCAGGGAGAGCCCCACCACCGAGCTGCTGGTCTGCCGCCGGCGCGGCTGA
- a CDS encoding class I SAM-dependent methyltransferase, producing the protein MAFEFDFDDPSLKAALALHEDQERQGPGSRATTELLLSLAGPLPEHPRVLDLGSGTGAASLVLAERLPGARITAVDIYPPFLRRLEEAAAAAGAADRITARQGSMESLDDLPDGSVDLVWSEGAAYNIGFGEALRSWRRLLSPGGALVVTECGWTTDEPSAAARAYWDAAYPLHTTAENVAAATAAGYTVLATYLLPDADWLESYYAPLEARAARSDPGDAHAAAAAEDVRREAELYRAHGGEYGYVGYVLRPRRRP; encoded by the coding sequence ATGGCGTTCGAGTTCGACTTCGACGACCCGTCCCTGAAGGCCGCGCTGGCCCTGCACGAGGACCAGGAGCGCCAGGGCCCCGGCTCGCGGGCCACCACGGAGCTGCTGCTGTCGCTGGCGGGCCCGCTCCCGGAGCACCCGCGGGTGCTGGACCTGGGCAGCGGGACCGGCGCGGCCTCCCTGGTGCTCGCCGAGCGCCTGCCCGGGGCGCGGATCACGGCGGTGGACATCTACCCGCCGTTCCTGCGCCGGCTGGAGGAGGCGGCAGCGGCGGCGGGCGCCGCCGACCGGATCACCGCCCGCCAGGGGTCCATGGAGTCGCTGGACGACCTGCCCGACGGGTCGGTGGACCTGGTGTGGAGCGAGGGCGCCGCCTACAACATCGGGTTCGGCGAGGCGCTGCGCTCCTGGCGGCGGCTGCTCTCGCCCGGGGGCGCCCTGGTGGTCACCGAGTGCGGGTGGACCACCGACGAGCCCTCCGCGGCGGCCCGGGCGTACTGGGACGCCGCGTACCCGCTGCACACCACCGCGGAGAACGTGGCGGCGGCGACGGCGGCCGGGTACACGGTACTGGCGACCTACCTGCTGCCCGACGCCGACTGGCTGGAGTCGTACTACGCGCCGCTGGAGGCCCGCGCCGCGCGGTCCGATCCCGGCGACGCGCACGCGGCGGCGGCCGCCGAGGACGTGCGCCGCGAGGCGGAGCTGTACCGGGCGCACGGCGGCGAGTACGGCTACGTCGGCTACGTGCTGCGCCCCCGCCGCCGGCCCTGA
- a CDS encoding SAF domain-containing protein encodes MTEPPRPPYRHRGALTRFVDRHRRTLAALLTVAALTAAVLAVRPPPPATVEVLVAARDLDASGPLAAGDLAPASLPTALAPRGALEPDAATAGRSLNAPVRRGEVVTDARLADPPALPYGDGLVAVPVRVADPGAVALLSPGDRVDVLAARGRDEFAPARAGPAAEVVEGRPVLAVPSESDHGGEGGALILIAASPQEARELAGHAVDSRLSITIRG; translated from the coding sequence ATGACCGAGCCCCCTCGCCCTCCCTACCGGCACCGCGGCGCGCTCACCCGCTTCGTGGACCGGCACCGGCGGACCCTCGCCGCCCTGCTGACCGTCGCCGCGCTGACCGCCGCCGTCCTGGCGGTGCGCCCACCGCCGCCCGCCACCGTCGAGGTCCTGGTGGCCGCCCGGGACCTGGACGCCTCCGGGCCGCTGGCCGCCGGCGACCTCGCGCCCGCCTCCCTGCCCACGGCCCTCGCCCCGCGGGGCGCCCTGGAGCCGGACGCCGCGACCGCGGGCCGGTCCCTCAACGCCCCCGTCCGCCGCGGGGAGGTCGTCACCGACGCCCGGCTGGCCGACCCGCCCGCCCTGCCCTACGGCGACGGCCTGGTCGCCGTGCCCGTGCGGGTCGCCGACCCCGGGGCGGTGGCGCTGCTCTCCCCCGGCGACCGGGTGGACGTACTGGCGGCGCGGGGCCGCGACGAGTTCGCCCCCGCCCGCGCCGGACCGGCCGCGGAAGTGGTCGAGGGCCGCCCGGTGCTGGCCGTGCCGTCCGAGAGCGACCACGGCGGCGAGGGCGGCGCACTGATCCTCATCGCGGCCAGCCCACAGGAGGCCAGGGAACTGGCCGGGCACGCCGTCGACTCCCGGCTTTCCATCACCATCCGCGGCTGA
- the moaC gene encoding cyclic pyranopterin monophosphate synthase MoaC, protein MSDTPRADGSPGGLTHLDASGAARMVDVSAKDVSARTATATGRVLLSAEAVAALRGGGVPKGDALAVARIAGIQGAKRTPDLVPLCHPIAVHGVDVELTVVDEGVDIRATVRTADRTGVEMEALTSVMTAALGLVDMVKAVDPEAEVTRVRVEEKTGGKKGHWRRGE, encoded by the coding sequence ATGAGCGACACCCCACGGGCGGACGGGAGTCCCGGCGGACTCACCCACCTGGACGCGTCGGGGGCGGCGCGCATGGTCGACGTCTCCGCCAAGGACGTGAGCGCCCGCACCGCCACCGCCACCGGCCGCGTACTGCTCAGCGCCGAGGCCGTCGCCGCGCTGCGCGGCGGCGGGGTGCCCAAGGGCGACGCCCTGGCGGTGGCGCGGATCGCCGGGATCCAGGGAGCCAAGCGCACCCCCGACCTGGTCCCGCTGTGCCACCCCATCGCCGTGCACGGCGTGGACGTGGAGCTGACCGTCGTCGACGAGGGCGTGGACATCCGGGCGACGGTGCGCACCGCGGACCGCACCGGGGTGGAGATGGAGGCGCTGACCAGCGTCATGACCGCCGCCCTGGGCCTGGTGGACATGGTCAAGGCCGTCGACCCCGAGGCCGAGGTCACCCGGGTCCGGGTGGAGGAGAAGACCGGCGGCAAGAAGGGCCACTGGAGGCGCGGTGAGTGA
- a CDS encoding 5-formyltetrahydrofolate cyclo-ligase, whose amino-acid sequence MDETTRSEKRRMRREVLAARRAMDPGERERAGSAVRDTLTALPWLAMSGTVACYYSVGTEPDTRRLVTALWKRGTYVLLPVFLPDGNLDWAAYDGPQSLEPAGHGLLEPTGRRYGTGALATADAVVCPALAVDRSGGRLGRGAGCYDRALSLRGPNCPAIAVVYDGEFVDAVPREEHDLRVDAVVTPGGLHVFGSGVWPDRR is encoded by the coding sequence ATGGACGAGACGACACGGTCGGAGAAGCGGCGCATGCGGCGGGAGGTCCTGGCGGCGCGCCGGGCGATGGACCCCGGGGAGCGCGAACGCGCCGGGTCGGCCGTGCGCGACACCCTCACCGCGCTGCCGTGGCTGGCCATGAGCGGGACCGTGGCCTGCTACTACTCGGTGGGCACCGAGCCGGACACCCGCAGGCTCGTCACGGCGCTGTGGAAGCGGGGCACGTACGTGCTGCTGCCGGTCTTCCTGCCCGACGGGAACCTGGACTGGGCGGCCTACGACGGCCCCCAGAGCCTGGAGCCCGCCGGGCACGGGCTGCTGGAGCCCACCGGGCGCCGCTACGGGACCGGGGCCCTGGCCACCGCGGACGCCGTGGTGTGCCCGGCGCTGGCCGTGGACCGCTCCGGCGGGCGGCTGGGCCGGGGCGCCGGGTGCTACGACCGGGCGCTGTCGCTGCGCGGGCCGAACTGCCCGGCGATCGCCGTGGTGTACGACGGCGAGTTCGTGGACGCGGTGCCCCGCGAGGAGCACGACCTCCGGGTGGACGCGGTGGTGACCCCCGGCGGCCTGCACGTGTTCGGGTCCGGCGTGTGGCCGGACCGCCGGTAG
- the galU gene encoding UTP--glucose-1-phosphate uridylyltransferase GalU, which produces MNPSDLPNPDPAPVTKAVVPAAGLGTRFLPATKATPKEMLPIVDKPAIQYVLEEAVAADLNDVLMITGRNKRSIEDHFDRAYELEEALESKGDAERLRSVREPSNLAQVHYVRQGEPRGLGHAVLCAEAHVGDNPFAVLLGDDLIESAELLRRMIEVRAKHGGSVVALMEVEPEQVSLYGCAGIEATDEDDVVVVTDLVEKPAPEQAPSRWAIIGRYICDPAVFPVLHETPPGRGGEIQLTDALRELARRKPEDGGVVHGVLFRGHRYDTGNKADYIRTVVDFACRRPDLADELLPWLREFVDRHAPADGRGSGSGE; this is translated from the coding sequence ATGAATCCCAGCGACCTGCCAAACCCCGATCCCGCCCCCGTGACCAAGGCGGTCGTACCCGCGGCCGGTCTGGGGACCCGCTTCCTCCCGGCCACCAAGGCCACCCCCAAGGAGATGCTCCCGATCGTGGACAAGCCCGCGATCCAGTACGTCCTGGAGGAGGCGGTCGCCGCCGACCTGAACGACGTCCTCATGATCACGGGCCGCAACAAGCGCTCCATCGAGGACCACTTCGACCGGGCCTACGAGCTGGAGGAGGCGCTGGAGTCCAAGGGCGACGCCGAGCGGCTGCGCTCGGTCCGCGAGCCCAGCAACCTGGCGCAGGTCCACTACGTCCGCCAGGGGGAGCCGCGCGGCCTGGGGCACGCGGTGCTGTGCGCGGAGGCGCACGTGGGCGACAACCCGTTCGCGGTCCTGCTCGGCGACGACCTCATCGAGTCCGCCGAGCTGCTGCGCCGCATGATCGAGGTCCGCGCCAAGCACGGCGGCAGCGTGGTCGCGCTCATGGAGGTCGAGCCCGAGCAGGTCTCCCTCTACGGCTGCGCGGGCATCGAGGCCACCGACGAGGACGACGTCGTCGTGGTGACCGACCTTGTGGAGAAGCCCGCCCCGGAGCAGGCGCCCAGCCGCTGGGCGATCATCGGCCGCTACATCTGCGACCCGGCGGTCTTCCCGGTGCTGCACGAGACCCCGCCCGGCCGGGGCGGCGAGATCCAGCTCACCGACGCCCTGCGCGAGCTGGCCCGCCGCAAGCCCGAGGACGGCGGTGTGGTCCACGGCGTCCTGTTCCGCGGCCACCGCTACGACACCGGCAACAAGGCCGACTACATCCGCACCGTGGTGGACTTCGCCTGCCGCCGCCCGGACCTGGCCGACGAGCTGCTGCCGTGGCTGCGCGAGTTCGTCGACCGGCACGCCCCGGCGGACGGGCGGGGGAGCGGCTCCGGGGAGTGA
- a CDS encoding phospholipase D-like domain-containing protein: MRRSTIKSAVKWGLLGLLATQIAVAATLMGVNHWRRKVRPHRAYFPRTAPEALPVGDTTATVYTYGEDLYEDMLAAIRGARRRVLFESYIVKDDRAGNEFKQALIDAAERGVEVYVIYDGFANLVVPRSFFDFPPEVHVLRYPAFRPGVLLFNIRKSGRDHRKILTVDGEIGFVGGYNVGSLYATEWRDTHLRVDGPAVWELENAFVDFWNANRGARLPEPGMLGDPQWDARFRVHRNVPEQLIYPIRAMFLEAIDRAKDRILITQAYFIPDRELQRALVDAAGRGVDVNILIPENSNHVLADWMARGQYSVLLRGGVRLWLYQDAMVHAKTATVDGRWSTIGTANVDRLSLTGNYEINAEIFDEGVARHLEDVFANDLTNARELTEQEWRRRPFAAKFSEIVLAPWRPFL; this comes from the coding sequence TTGCGACGCTCCACCATCAAGTCCGCGGTCAAATGGGGGCTGCTCGGCCTCCTGGCGACCCAGATCGCGGTGGCGGCGACGCTCATGGGCGTCAACCACTGGCGGCGGAAGGTGCGCCCGCACCGGGCGTACTTCCCGCGCACCGCCCCGGAGGCGCTCCCCGTCGGCGACACCACCGCCACGGTGTACACCTACGGCGAGGACCTGTACGAGGACATGCTCGCGGCGATCCGGGGGGCCCGGCGCCGGGTCCTCTTCGAGTCCTACATCGTCAAGGACGACCGGGCGGGGAACGAGTTCAAGCAGGCGCTCATCGACGCCGCGGAGCGCGGCGTCGAGGTGTACGTCATCTACGACGGGTTCGCGAACCTGGTGGTGCCCCGGTCGTTCTTCGACTTCCCGCCCGAGGTCCACGTGCTGCGCTACCCGGCGTTCCGGCCCGGGGTGCTGCTGTTCAACATCCGCAAGTCCGGCCGCGACCACCGCAAGATCCTCACCGTCGACGGGGAGATCGGGTTCGTCGGCGGCTACAACGTGGGCTCCCTGTACGCCACCGAGTGGCGCGACACCCACCTGCGGGTGGACGGCCCGGCGGTGTGGGAGCTGGAGAACGCGTTCGTCGACTTCTGGAACGCGAACCGGGGGGCGCGCCTGCCCGAACCCGGCATGCTGGGCGACCCGCAGTGGGACGCCCGGTTCCGGGTCCACCGCAACGTGCCCGAGCAGCTCATCTACCCGATCCGGGCGATGTTCCTGGAGGCCATCGACCGCGCCAAGGACCGGATCCTCATCACCCAGGCCTACTTCATCCCGGACCGGGAGCTGCAGCGGGCGCTGGTGGACGCGGCCGGGCGGGGGGTGGACGTCAACATCCTCATCCCGGAGAACTCCAACCACGTCCTGGCCGACTGGATGGCCCGCGGCCAGTACTCCGTGCTGCTGCGCGGCGGGGTGCGGCTGTGGCTGTACCAGGACGCCATGGTGCACGCCAAGACCGCGACGGTGGACGGGCGGTGGAGCACCATCGGCACCGCCAACGTCGACCGGCTGAGCCTGACCGGCAACTACGAGATCAACGCCGAGATCTTCGACGAGGGGGTGGCCCGGCACCTGGAGGACGTGTTCGCCAACGACCTCACCAACGCCCGGGAGCTCACCGAGCAGGAGTGGAGACGCCGGCCGTTCGCCGCGAAGTTCAGCGAGATCGTCCTCGCCCCCTGGCGGCCCTTCCTCTGA
- a CDS encoding FmdB family zinc ribbon protein: MPTYQYACTECGAQMEVVQSFSDDALTVCPECEGRLRKVYSAVGIVFKGSGFYRTDSGKTSNSSSLTGSSATTAPASGKAESTGSESSSSSSSAKSESTSGSTATATTAATGG, encoded by the coding sequence GTGCCTACGTACCAGTACGCGTGCACCGAGTGCGGCGCCCAGATGGAGGTCGTGCAGAGCTTCAGTGACGACGCCCTGACCGTCTGCCCCGAGTGCGAGGGCCGACTGCGCAAGGTCTACTCGGCCGTGGGCATCGTCTTCAAGGGCTCCGGCTTCTACCGCACCGACAGCGGCAAGACCTCCAACAGCTCTTCCCTGACCGGCTCCAGCGCCACCACCGCCCCCGCCTCCGGCAAGGCCGAGTCCACGGGTTCGGAGTCCTCCTCGTCGTCCTCCTCCGCCAAGAGCGAGAGCACGAGCGGCAGCACCGCCACCGCGACCACCGCCGCGACCGGCGGCTGA
- the mscL gene encoding large conductance mechanosensitive channel protein MscL: protein MDGFKKFLLQGNLVQLAVAVVIGTVFANLVTAFTEGFITPLIGIFGGIPTFSDLYFEINGSRFLYGAFIDAAISFLLTASIVYFFVVLPVAKLMERYVKAEEATTRECPHCFTEINKKAERCPACTSQVVPETAV from the coding sequence ATGGATGGATTCAAGAAGTTCCTGCTCCAGGGGAACCTGGTGCAGCTCGCGGTGGCGGTCGTGATCGGCACGGTCTTCGCCAACCTGGTCACCGCGTTCACGGAAGGGTTCATCACCCCGCTGATCGGCATCTTCGGCGGGATCCCCACCTTCAGCGACCTCTACTTCGAGATCAACGGCAGCCGCTTCCTGTACGGCGCGTTCATCGACGCGGCGATCTCGTTCCTGCTCACCGCGTCGATCGTCTACTTCTTCGTGGTGCTGCCGGTCGCCAAGCTGATGGAGCGCTACGTCAAGGCGGAGGAGGCCACCACCCGCGAGTGCCCCCACTGCTTCACCGAGATCAACAAGAAGGCCGAGCGCTGCCCGGCCTGCACCAGCCAGGTCGTCCCGGAGACCGCCGTCTGA
- the glp gene encoding gephyrin-like molybdotransferase Glp: MKSVEQHIADILAVVDDPRPVEVDLFQAHGTVLAGTVASPVSLPGFDNSSMDGYAVQAADLADASPQAPVLLPVVADIPAGDPSPTAIRPGMCARIMTGAPLPVGADAVVPVEWTDGGTARAAFSRPVREGNAIRRAGGDIEAGTVVLEPGARIGAGEMGVLAAVGRRTVPVFPRPRVVVLSTGEELVEPGRPLGPGQIWESNSFMVAAAARDAGCEVHRHGFVGDDPAKVLDTLEGLLVRADLLITTGGVSMGAYDVVKEVLSAQGTVEFSQVAMQPGKPQGFGVIGPDRTPIITLPGNPVSAFVSFQVLVLPVLRRLRGLPPASLEGVRARLAAPVASPPGRRSYLRAVLEPAVPGREAAVAPLTRQESHQLTALTTTNALIVVPEDVTELPSGAAVEALVLPEPV; encoded by the coding sequence GTGAAGAGCGTCGAACAGCACATCGCCGACATCCTGGCCGTGGTGGACGACCCCCGGCCGGTCGAGGTCGACCTCTTCCAGGCGCACGGCACGGTCCTGGCCGGGACGGTCGCCTCCCCGGTCTCCCTGCCCGGCTTCGACAACTCCTCCATGGACGGCTACGCCGTGCAGGCCGCCGACCTGGCGGACGCCTCGCCCCAGGCCCCGGTCCTGCTCCCGGTGGTCGCCGACATCCCCGCGGGCGACCCGTCCCCGACGGCCATCCGCCCCGGCATGTGCGCCCGCATCATGACCGGCGCGCCCCTGCCGGTCGGCGCCGACGCGGTCGTCCCGGTGGAGTGGACCGACGGCGGCACCGCCCGGGCCGCCTTCTCCCGGCCGGTCCGGGAGGGCAACGCGATCCGCCGGGCGGGCGGCGACATCGAGGCCGGAACGGTGGTCCTGGAGCCCGGCGCGCGCATCGGCGCCGGGGAGATGGGCGTGCTGGCCGCCGTGGGCCGCCGCACCGTCCCGGTCTTCCCCCGCCCGCGCGTGGTGGTGCTCTCCACCGGGGAGGAGCTGGTGGAGCCCGGCCGCCCGCTGGGCCCCGGCCAGATCTGGGAGTCCAACAGCTTCATGGTGGCGGCCGCCGCCCGGGACGCGGGCTGCGAGGTGCACCGCCACGGGTTCGTCGGCGACGACCCGGCCAAGGTTTTGGACACCCTGGAGGGCCTCCTGGTCCGCGCCGACCTGCTCATCACCACCGGCGGGGTGAGCATGGGCGCCTACGACGTGGTCAAGGAGGTGCTCAGCGCCCAGGGCACCGTCGAGTTCTCCCAGGTGGCGATGCAGCCGGGCAAGCCCCAGGGGTTCGGCGTCATCGGCCCGGACCGCACCCCGATCATCACCCTGCCGGGCAACCCGGTGAGCGCGTTCGTCTCCTTCCAGGTGCTGGTCCTGCCGGTGCTGCGCCGCCTGCGCGGCCTGCCGCCGGCCTCGCTGGAGGGCGTCCGCGCCCGGCTGGCCGCGCCGGTCGCCTCGCCGCCCGGGCGCCGCTCCTACCTGCGCGCCGTGCTGGAGCCCGCCGTCCCGGGGCGGGAGGCCGCGGTGGCGCCGCTGACCCGGCAGGAGTCGCACCAGCTGACGGCGCTCACCACCACCAACGCGCTGATCGTTGTGCCCGAGGACGTCACGGAGCTGCCGTCGGGGGCGGCGGTGGAGGCCCTGGTCCTGCCCGAACCGGTCTGA
- a CDS encoding MogA/MoaB family molybdenum cofactor biosynthesis protein, producing the protein MSDAPARRVAVVTASNRAAAGVYPDRSGPVIADRLRALGFEPLGPWVVPDGPPVAEALERAVAEGADAVLTTGGTGVTPQDLTPEATRSLLAYEVPGIAEAIRSAGREKGVPTAILSRGLAGVIVRGDRRVLVVNLPGSRGGASDGMDVLEPVLGHALDQLRGTDHPRSE; encoded by the coding sequence GTGAGTGACGCCCCCGCGCGGCGCGTGGCCGTGGTGACGGCGTCCAACCGGGCGGCGGCGGGGGTGTACCCCGACCGTTCCGGACCGGTGATCGCCGACCGTCTGCGGGCCCTGGGCTTCGAGCCGCTGGGCCCCTGGGTGGTGCCGGACGGCCCGCCGGTCGCCGAGGCCCTGGAGCGCGCGGTGGCCGAGGGGGCCGACGCGGTGCTGACCACCGGAGGCACCGGGGTCACCCCGCAGGACCTCACCCCCGAGGCGACCCGTTCCCTGCTCGCGTACGAGGTGCCCGGGATCGCCGAGGCGATCCGGTCCGCGGGACGGGAGAAGGGCGTACCCACCGCGATCCTCTCGCGCGGCCTGGCCGGGGTGATCGTGCGCGGCGACCGGCGGGTCCTGGTGGTGAACCTGCCCGGGTCGCGGGGCGGGGCGAGCGACGGAATGGACGTCCTGGAGCCGGTCCTGGGCCACGCCCTCGACCAGCTGCGTGGCACGGATCACCCGCGTTCCGAATGA
- a CDS encoding DUF4352 domain-containing protein produces MSYGAYPPPPPPVPPKPGMSTGAKVGFGCLGCFGLFLFLALLGGCMSLLSGDTADTSAPAASSSPEEPPAEEAAAEEEPEQPAEEPEEEPAVTMTATHGGTTGDTLDDTVYTVVNVEIVNDSEDSIEVNPIYFSAELADGTVVSDWSDAIFADLDNPLDAVTLQPGQKASGQIALVGEVDVAAVTMEELFGLEDPVTATVE; encoded by the coding sequence ATGTCCTACGGCGCCTATCCCCCTCCTCCCCCTCCCGTTCCGCCCAAGCCGGGCATGTCCACCGGCGCCAAGGTCGGTTTCGGCTGTCTCGGCTGCTTCGGCCTCTTTCTCTTCCTCGCGCTCCTGGGCGGCTGCATGTCGCTGCTGTCCGGCGACACCGCCGACACCTCCGCGCCGGCGGCCAGCTCTTCACCGGAAGAGCCCCCGGCCGAGGAGGCCGCCGCGGAGGAGGAGCCCGAACAGCCCGCCGAGGAGCCCGAGGAGGAGCCCGCGGTCACCATGACCGCCACCCACGGGGGCACCACCGGGGACACCCTGGACGACACCGTTTACACGGTGGTCAACGTCGAGATCGTCAACGACAGCGAGGACTCGATCGAGGTCAACCCCATCTACTTCTCCGCCGAGCTGGCCGACGGCACCGTGGTCAGCGACTGGTCGGACGCGATCTTCGCCGACCTGGACAACCCGCTGGACGCCGTCACCCTCCAGCCCGGGCAGAAGGCATCCGGCCAGATCGCCCTCGTCGGTGAGGTCGACGTGGCCGCCGTGACGATGGAAGAGCTGTTCGGCCTGGAGGACCCGGTCACCGCCACCGTCGAGTGA
- a CDS encoding D-alanyl-D-alanine carboxypeptidase family protein: MPFTSDSARRGPRVSEPADGAPSAVSHRGWHAGLARALTLLLVTGLMVVPPPPVAIAPAAASLEELREQAEAAAEELEDATAEYTERQEALEEAQGELVETIHELQQTELELGEMREPLAQLASTLYQQPSAGPLGVLVAGDLDEDLQTQSYAAKLSENNEVLIQDATDLRDEQVELAGQAQELQTTTQLEQAALGAEVERLRTRSEESTQALTDELEARGIDPDSYMAAANCDPSKAELASGYPNGLLPSEALCELYDGKFLRADAAVDFLELNVKYIERFGENMCINSAYRDLPNQHRVYAEQPPGFAAVPGTSNHGLGQAIDLGCGIQNFRSERWNWMETNGADHGWIHPAWAKSSPFEPWHWEYTR; the protein is encoded by the coding sequence GTGCCGTTCACCTCTGATTCGGCGCGGCGGGGACCCCGCGTATCGGAACCGGCGGATGGTGCGCCGTCCGCGGTCTCCCACCGCGGCTGGCACGCCGGGCTCGCCCGGGCCCTCACCCTGTTGCTGGTCACCGGTCTGATGGTGGTCCCGCCGCCGCCGGTGGCGATCGCGCCGGCCGCCGCCAGCCTGGAGGAGCTGCGCGAGCAGGCCGAGGCCGCCGCCGAGGAACTGGAAGACGCCACCGCCGAGTACACGGAGCGGCAGGAGGCGCTGGAGGAGGCCCAGGGCGAACTCGTGGAGACCATCCACGAGCTGCAGCAGACCGAGCTGGAGCTGGGCGAGATGCGCGAGCCGCTGGCGCAGCTGGCCAGCACCCTGTACCAGCAGCCCAGCGCCGGGCCCCTGGGCGTCCTGGTCGCCGGGGACCTCGACGAGGACCTGCAGACCCAGTCGTACGCGGCCAAGCTCTCGGAGAACAACGAGGTGCTCATCCAGGACGCCACCGACCTGCGCGACGAGCAGGTGGAGCTGGCCGGGCAGGCCCAGGAGCTGCAGACCACCACCCAGCTGGAGCAGGCGGCGCTGGGGGCCGAGGTGGAGCGGCTGCGCACGCGGTCGGAGGAGAGCACGCAGGCGCTCACCGACGAGCTGGAGGCGCGCGGCATCGACCCCGACTCCTACATGGCCGCCGCCAACTGCGACCCGAGCAAGGCCGAGCTGGCCAGCGGCTACCCCAACGGCCTGCTGCCGTCGGAGGCCCTGTGCGAGCTCTACGACGGCAAGTTCCTGCGCGCCGACGCCGCCGTGGACTTCCTCGAACTCAACGTGAAGTACATCGAGCGCTTCGGCGAGAACATGTGCATCAACAGCGCCTACCGCGACCTGCCCAACCAGCACCGCGTCTACGCCGAGCAGCCCCCCGGCTTCGCCGCGGTCCCGGGCACCAGCAACCACGGGCTGGGGCAGGCCATCGACCTGGGGTGCGGCATCCAGAACTTCCGCTCGGAGAGATGGAACTGGATGGAGACCAACGGAGCCGACCACGGCTGGATCCATCCGGCCTGGGCCAAGTCGAGCCCGTTCGAGCCCTGGCACTGGGAGTACACCCGCTGA
- a CDS encoding calcium-binding protein: MKDAGGARRDDHDDEPRSQTRSSRRGGSPSAIAGALRRTPHPGPQHWGGPRPRKADPDPFFSSKLVPPPGERPRRR, encoded by the coding sequence ATGAAGGATGCGGGCGGAGCGCGCCGCGACGACCACGACGACGAGCCGAGGTCGCAGACCCGGTCCAGCCGGCGCGGCGGCTCGCCGTCGGCCATCGCCGGGGCCCTGCGCCGCACCCCGCACCCCGGTCCGCAGCACTGGGGCGGCCCGCGCCCGCGCAAGGCCGACCCGGACCCGTTCTTCTCCAGCAAGCTGGTCCCGCCCCCGGGCGAGCGCCCGCGCCGCCGCTGA